A single genomic interval of Trichocoleus sp. harbors:
- a CDS encoding GAF domain-containing protein translates to MATILVVEANRASARKIRDFLQGTDYELFAIVPSASAALEIALTNPLDLILMKITRKGEKARQRISEQIAQLQIPVIYFVASDAEHAAQAIGAEGFGLLVQPFHRLELLTAIKSALEYRALQQQLQSGSGIAQRQQAEWERILSSITRRIRQSLNLNDVLSTAVNEIRQLVQTDRVVIYQFAPDWSGIVIAESVGNDWISVLGRRILDPCLTPEQCIIPYQEGYIGNTEDIDTAGFAPCYVDLLRELQVRANLVIPILQNDALWGLLAAQHCAAPRHWETWEVDWLIHLVDQVTIAIQQSELYEQVQRLNLDLEAQVAERTAQLQQAYDFEATLKRITDRVRDSLDEANILRTVVEELTRAIGVNTCNAALYDLAQRTSTICYEYSSTAASFRSYTIPMSDFPPGYQQLLQGEYFQFCPFAPSSQPDNSSKLACPIQDDQGILGDLWLIHRADFAYTAVDIRLVQQVANQCAIAIRQSRLYQAAQNQVIKLGQLNRLKDDFLSTVSHELRTPIANIRMATQMLEIALNQAEAFNYPMVERYFQILQNECQREAKLINDLLDISQLDTETEPLELTPIDIAAHLQQRMSPLIERTQNRQQIELAVERNLPLLTTNLLYLDRVLTELIDNACKYSPAGATITLFARSTQLSFAVGVQNSGVEIDPAEIPRIFERFYRIPNADPWQYGGTGLGLALVQKLVNRLGATIQVESGNQSTSFTVHFPYSAENMPISTS, encoded by the coding sequence ATGGCAACGATTTTAGTGGTTGAAGCAAACCGTGCTTCTGCTCGAAAAATTCGAGACTTCCTGCAGGGCACAGATTACGAGCTTTTTGCGATCGTTCCTTCTGCTTCGGCTGCGTTAGAGATCGCACTGACAAACCCGCTTGATCTAATCTTGATGAAGATTACTCGAAAAGGAGAAAAAGCAAGACAAAGAATTTCTGAGCAGATTGCTCAACTACAAATTCCAGTGATTTACTTCGTTGCAAGTGATGCAGAACACGCAGCACAGGCGATCGGGGCAGAAGGATTTGGGTTGCTGGTGCAACCGTTTCATCGTTTGGAACTGCTCACTGCGATTAAAAGCGCCTTGGAGTATCGCGCTCTGCAACAGCAGCTACAGTCGGGAAGTGGAATTGCTCAACGGCAGCAGGCAGAATGGGAACGAATTTTATCTTCCATTACAAGGCGCATTCGTCAATCGCTAAACCTCAATGATGTCTTGAGTACAGCAGTCAACGAAATTCGGCAACTAGTACAAACCGATCGCGTTGTAATTTATCAATTTGCACCTGACTGGAGTGGTATTGTGATCGCGGAATCCGTTGGCAATGATTGGATTTCGGTACTCGGTCGGAGAATCCTTGACCCATGCCTCACCCCTGAACAGTGCATCATTCCTTATCAAGAAGGATATATAGGGAATACCGAAGATATCGATACTGCTGGGTTTGCTCCCTGCTATGTAGATTTATTGAGAGAGCTTCAGGTTCGGGCAAATCTAGTTATTCCAATTCTGCAAAACGACGCTTTGTGGGGGCTGCTTGCTGCCCAACATTGTGCTGCTCCTCGGCACTGGGAAACTTGGGAAGTGGATTGGTTGATTCACCTGGTAGACCAAGTCACTATTGCAATTCAACAGTCTGAACTGTATGAGCAGGTACAGCGACTCAACTTAGATTTAGAAGCACAGGTTGCAGAACGGACTGCTCAGCTTCAGCAAGCCTATGACTTTGAGGCAACGCTCAAGCGAATTACCGATCGGGTCAGGGATAGCCTGGATGAAGCCAATATTTTACGAACGGTGGTGGAGGAACTGACGCGGGCGATTGGCGTAAACACTTGCAATGCTGCTCTTTATGACTTGGCGCAGCGTACTTCGACAATTTGCTATGAATACAGCAGCACGGCCGCTTCATTCCGGAGCTACACAATCCCCATGAGCGATTTCCCGCCGGGCTATCAGCAACTTCTACAGGGAGAGTACTTTCAGTTTTGTCCTTTTGCTCCATCATCCCAACCAGACAACTCTTCTAAGCTTGCCTGTCCAATTCAAGATGATCAGGGCATTCTAGGCGATCTTTGGCTAATTCATCGTGCAGATTTCGCTTATACCGCAGTAGATATTCGTTTAGTGCAGCAGGTCGCGAACCAGTGTGCGATCGCAATTCGCCAGTCTCGACTTTACCAGGCGGCACAGAATCAAGTGATTAAATTGGGACAACTAAACCGACTCAAAGATGATTTTCTCAGTACGGTTTCGCATGAACTGCGTACCCCGATCGCAAATATTAGAATGGCAACTCAGATGCTAGAGATTGCGCTGAACCAAGCCGAAGCATTTAATTACCCCATGGTCGAGCGCTATTTTCAAATTCTTCAGAATGAATGCCAGCGTGAAGCAAAACTGATTAATGACCTGCTCGATATCTCTCAGCTTGATACCGAAACCGAACCGCTAGAACTAACACCGATCGACATTGCAGCTCATTTGCAACAAAGGATGTCACCCCTGATTGAGCGAACCCAAAATCGGCAGCAGATAGAACTGGCGGTCGAACGCAATCTGCCGTTACTTACCACGAACCTGCTTTATCTCGATCGCGTTTTGACCGAATTGATCGACAACGCCTGCAAATATTCTCCTGCAGGAGCAACAATTACCCTCTTTGCTCGATCGACTCAACTAAGCTTTGCAGTTGGAGTGCAAAATAGCGGCGTTGAAATTGATCCAGCGGAAATTCCGCGAATTTTTGAACGATTTTATCGGATTCCCAATGCTGATCCCTGGCAGTATGGCGGAACTGGGTTAGGTCTGGCGCTCGTGCAGAAACTGGTAAACCGTCTGGGCGCTACAATCCAGGTTGAAAGCGGCAATCAGTCTACTTCGTTTACGGTTCACTTTCCTTATTCTGCTGAAAATATGCCAATCAGCACAAGCTAA
- a CDS encoding Crp/Fnr family transcriptional regulator, with amino-acid sequence MTIASLASLSFVPNAKQFAAHQHLTLSFSHVWQIEAGFVRTVTWSEDGTLVVLGIWGAGDVVGRALTKINPLQIECLTKVQASLVAIDSLHHLSDILLTHLHYSEELMLIRGSKRADLMLVKLLSWLADRFGQTTRQGKLINLRLTHRDLAELLGTTRVTITRILNQLEQQKYIQRLPLQQIVLQQEALWHYEI; translated from the coding sequence ATGACGATCGCTTCTCTCGCATCACTTTCGTTTGTCCCGAACGCAAAACAGTTTGCGGCGCACCAACACCTGACGCTTTCATTCAGTCATGTCTGGCAGATTGAAGCAGGATTTGTCCGAACTGTTACCTGGTCAGAAGACGGCACCCTTGTTGTTTTAGGCATCTGGGGGGCAGGTGATGTAGTAGGACGAGCACTGACAAAAATCAATCCTTTGCAAATTGAATGTTTGACAAAGGTACAGGCTTCTCTCGTAGCGATCGATTCACTGCATCATTTATCTGATATCTTGCTGACGCATCTGCACTATTCCGAGGAATTGATGCTAATTCGGGGTTCTAAGCGAGCAGATTTAATGCTGGTCAAGCTGTTGAGTTGGTTAGCCGATCGATTTGGACAAACGACCCGCCAAGGCAAACTCATTAATCTTCGGTTAACTCACCGTGACCTGGCTGAACTACTGGGCACAACTCGCGTTACCATCACTCGCATTCTCAATCAACTAGAGCAGCAAAAATATATTCAACGTCTACCACTACAGCAAATTGTGCTGCAACAAGAAGCACTCTGGCACTATGAGATTTAA
- a CDS encoding patatin-like phospholipase family protein, protein MDTQTDFLNPDRECDLVMKGGITSGIVYPRVVLRLASEGKYRFRNVGGTSAGAIAAALTAAAEFGRETGGFQRFEEMSKQLAESGFLFNLFQPAPRLKPLMYTLLELLNKIPPDAGLDDRQVPVQPKSQPAEPAKAGVQSILNPAMRLIGILRRRNPKVANAGAKQGLLLGLGVALLLTAIAAIVFYVASLFTNTDFSIWAVVSLFILFSIPFGFLGYSLGVLGFGAIDVVNKLTQEVPRNFFGVCVGRSDPHDPDNKRALTDWLSSEIDRISGIAELNQRANLPSDRPLTFGDLQAKKVENGQNVGIILKTVTSNLSQNQPYTMPFEPGHLFLFNEDEFRQFFPPNVVEHLKRYAGERPNFQLSNQSRYHFLPDPTQMPIVVAMRMSLSFPLLISAVPLYTIKQSATAKQSNVLNESTDLQRNWFSDGGICSNFPIHFFDAWLPSRPTFGINLASVSEDALPAGHLSSDNLAVTPNTLDTTQKLTPGTALQSRENVYLPNVGDMLAPEWVDLKENLPGFIWQIFLTSQNYRDTMQSYLPGYRERIAQVRLTDSEGGLNLAMDNATIQKVMEKGEQAGILLNNFDFKCHKWIRLRVLLGLLDEKLREMHFKALKDNQFHAAELIDEAQRESFPFAYSSEDQADKAKFAIDRIKDSVEKVWLQQESLNEGAPQPKSVLRTTPEF, encoded by the coding sequence ATGGACACCCAAACGGACTTTTTGAATCCCGATCGTGAGTGTGACTTAGTCATGAAAGGCGGGATTACGAGCGGTATTGTCTATCCTCGCGTTGTTCTGAGGCTTGCGAGCGAAGGGAAATATCGGTTTCGTAATGTTGGGGGTACTTCTGCCGGCGCAATTGCCGCAGCCCTGACCGCAGCAGCAGAGTTTGGACGGGAGACAGGAGGCTTTCAACGTTTTGAGGAGATGAGCAAACAGCTGGCAGAATCAGGCTTTTTGTTCAATCTATTTCAGCCTGCGCCCCGGCTCAAGCCGCTCATGTACACCCTGCTAGAATTGCTCAACAAAATTCCGCCCGATGCAGGCTTAGACGATCGGCAGGTTCCTGTTCAGCCAAAGTCGCAGCCAGCAGAACCAGCAAAAGCCGGAGTTCAATCGATTCTCAATCCGGCAATGCGGCTGATTGGCATCCTCAGACGACGCAACCCGAAGGTTGCCAATGCAGGAGCAAAGCAAGGTTTATTGCTGGGCTTGGGGGTGGCGCTGCTGCTCACTGCGATCGCTGCCATCGTTTTTTATGTTGCTTCCCTTTTCACCAATACAGACTTTAGTATTTGGGCAGTTGTTAGCTTATTCATTCTCTTTTCTATTCCCTTTGGCTTTCTAGGTTATTCACTCGGAGTATTAGGATTTGGGGCGATCGATGTGGTCAATAAGTTAACCCAGGAAGTACCGCGCAACTTCTTCGGTGTTTGTGTTGGACGATCTGACCCCCATGATCCAGATAATAAAAGAGCTTTAACAGATTGGTTAAGCAGCGAGATCGATCGCATCTCTGGCATTGCAGAACTGAATCAACGAGCCAATCTACCGAGCGATCGTCCTTTGACCTTTGGCGATTTGCAAGCGAAAAAAGTAGAGAATGGTCAGAATGTCGGCATTATTCTCAAAACCGTCACCTCTAATTTGAGCCAGAATCAGCCCTATACGATGCCGTTTGAGCCAGGGCACCTGTTTTTGTTTAACGAAGATGAGTTCAGGCAATTCTTTCCGCCCAACGTGGTTGAGCATTTGAAGCGATATGCCGGGGAGCGACCCAACTTTCAGCTATCGAATCAGAGCCGCTATCACTTCTTGCCTGATCCTACCCAGATGCCGATCGTCGTGGCAATGCGGATGAGCCTCAGTTTTCCTTTGTTGATTAGCGCAGTACCGCTCTACACAATCAAACAATCCGCAACTGCAAAACAGAGTAATGTCCTCAACGAGTCAACCGATCTCCAGCGCAATTGGTTTAGCGACGGGGGCATTTGCAGCAACTTCCCAATTCACTTCTTTGATGCCTGGTTGCCCAGCCGCCCAACCTTTGGCATTAACTTAGCCTCAGTTTCAGAAGATGCGCTCCCTGCCGGACATTTAAGCAGCGATAATCTCGCGGTCACACCCAACACCCTCGATACGACTCAAAAGCTTACCCCAGGCACCGCATTGCAGAGCCGAGAAAATGTTTACCTGCCCAACGTTGGCGATATGTTAGCCCCGGAATGGGTGGATTTAAAGGAGAATCTACCCGGATTTATCTGGCAAATTTTCCTGACTTCTCAAAACTATCGAGATACGATGCAATCCTACCTGCCGGGCTATCGGGAACGAATTGCCCAAGTGCGCTTAACTGATTCCGAAGGTGGCTTAAACCTGGCAATGGATAACGCAACCATCCAAAAGGTGATGGAAAAAGGAGAGCAGGCAGGCATTTTATTAAACAACTTTGACTTCAAGTGCCACAAATGGATCCGCTTACGGGTGCTGTTGGGCTTGCTGGATGAGAAACTGCGAGAAATGCATTTCAAAGCCTTAAAAGATAACCAGTTCCACGCAGCAGAATTGATTGATGAAGCACAGCGGGAGTCGTTCCCATTTGCTTACAGTTCTGAAGACCAGGCAGATAAAGCAAAATTTGCGATCGATCGCATTAAAGATTCGGTTGAGAAAGTCTGGTTGCAGCAAGAGTCACTGAACGAAGGCGCACCTCAGCCCAAATCAGTGCTTCGCACCACCCCCGAGTTCTAA
- a CDS encoding GTPase, producing MTQPPNPNPSSQPNRIANFWNSTTTRITKLLPIDQVAQATVKWFSVDESQVAEILAAVRETLPTTEALLIGKPQTGKSSIVRGLTGVSAEIVGQGFRPHTQHTQRYAYPAADLPLLIFTDTVGLGDVNQETQTIVQELTHDLEQESRCARVLILTVKINDFAIDSLRQIAQELRQKYPHIPCLLAVTCLHEVYPSQTADHGDYPPQYEEVNRPFAAIQAAFAGLFDRAVLIDFTLEEDGYNPVFYGLDAFREALADLLPEAEARMIHQLLDETTGAQIGNLYRDVSRRYMLAFCAMAATLAAVPLPFATMPVLTALQVSMVGVLGSVYGQTLTPSQAGGVVSATAGGFLAQAIGRELIKFVPGFGSVIAASWAAAYTWALGEGACVYFGDLMGGRKPDPQKIQAAMQTAFQTAKERFKGIQP from the coding sequence ATGACCCAGCCCCCTAACCCCAACCCTTCCAGCCAGCCCAATCGAATTGCCAATTTTTGGAACAGTACAACTACCCGCATTACAAAGCTGCTGCCGATCGATCAAGTAGCCCAAGCGACGGTGAAATGGTTTAGCGTTGACGAGTCACAAGTTGCCGAAATTTTGGCAGCCGTTCGAGAAACCTTACCGACCACCGAAGCACTGTTAATTGGCAAACCTCAAACCGGGAAGAGTTCGATCGTGCGGGGACTCACTGGGGTTTCGGCAGAGATTGTGGGGCAGGGGTTTCGTCCCCATACGCAGCACACCCAACGCTATGCTTATCCCGCTGCTGATCTGCCTCTGCTGATCTTTACAGATACAGTGGGGTTGGGCGATGTCAATCAAGAAACACAAACCATTGTTCAAGAATTAACTCACGATCTAGAACAAGAGAGCCGCTGTGCCAGAGTCCTGATTTTGACGGTCAAAATTAATGACTTTGCGATCGATAGCCTGCGTCAAATTGCTCAAGAACTGCGCCAAAAATACCCTCACATTCCCTGTTTGCTGGCAGTGACCTGTCTGCATGAGGTTTATCCCTCTCAAACGGCGGATCACGGTGACTATCCGCCGCAATACGAGGAAGTGAACCGCCCTTTTGCTGCAATTCAGGCTGCATTTGCAGGATTGTTCGATCGCGCTGTTTTAATTGACTTTACCCTGGAAGAAGATGGCTACAACCCCGTATTCTATGGCTTAGATGCCTTCCGTGAAGCATTGGCAGATCTGCTGCCTGAAGCCGAAGCGAGGATGATTCATCAGCTTTTAGACGAAACCACAGGCGCACAAATTGGCAACCTTTATCGGGATGTCAGTCGCCGCTATATGCTGGCTTTTTGTGCCATGGCAGCCACGCTTGCCGCTGTCCCGTTACCCTTTGCCACAATGCCTGTTTTAACCGCCCTCCAAGTTTCGATGGTCGGGGTTTTGGGCAGCGTTTATGGACAAACCCTCACCCCCTCTCAGGCAGGTGGAGTTGTTAGCGCCACGGCAGGCGGATTTTTGGCACAAGCGATCGGGCGAGAACTGATTAAGTTTGTGCCGGGGTTTGGCAGTGTGATTGCAGCATCCTGGGCAGCCGCATATACCTGGGCACTCGGCGAAGGTGCCTGCGTTTATTTCGGTGATTTGATGGGTGGCAGAAAGCCTGACCCTCAGAAAATTCAAGCCGCAATGCAAACAGCATTTCAAACGGCAAAAGAGCGATTTAAGGGGATTCAACCTTGA
- a CDS encoding methionine ABC transporter permease produces MDGQLLSSLWAATLETFYMVSVSAVLAALLGLPLGLLLVITSPGGFLPNPGFQRFLGSVVNIGRSLPFIILLVAIIPLTRLIVGTTIGSTAALVPLTLSAIPFFARVSETSLLEVDRGLIEAAEAMGCTYWQIIFKVLIPEALPSLILGLTIMVISLIGYSAMAGVVGGGGLGDLAIRYGYQRFDTKVMLITVLLLIGLVQVVQFVGDRLAHQVRKR; encoded by the coding sequence ATGGACGGGCAACTTCTGAGCAGCCTGTGGGCAGCAACCCTCGAAACCTTCTACATGGTTAGCGTTTCCGCAGTATTAGCCGCTTTGCTGGGTTTGCCGTTGGGCTTGCTTCTAGTGATAACTTCGCCCGGAGGCTTCCTCCCCAATCCAGGCTTTCAGCGTTTTCTGGGATCGGTTGTAAATATCGGTCGATCGCTTCCCTTTATCATTTTGCTGGTTGCCATCATTCCCCTGACCCGTCTCATTGTTGGAACAACGATCGGCAGCACGGCGGCTCTAGTGCCCCTCACTTTGTCTGCGATTCCCTTCTTTGCCAGAGTTTCAGAAACTTCCCTGTTAGAAGTCGATCGCGGCTTGATTGAAGCGGCAGAAGCGATGGGCTGCACCTACTGGCAAATTATCTTCAAGGTGCTGATCCCGGAAGCGCTACCGTCTCTGATTTTGGGACTGACAATTATGGTCATCAGCTTGATTGGCTACTCCGCGATGGCAGGGGTCGTTGGGGGAGGGGGCTTGGGCGATCTGGCAATTCGCTATGGCTATCAGCGGTTTGATACCAAAGTCATGCTTATTACGGTTCTGTTGTTGATTGGCTTAGTGCAGGTCGTTCAGTTTGTGGGCGATCGACTGGCACATCAAGTGAGAAAACGGTAG
- a CDS encoding ATP-binding cassette domain-containing protein, producing the protein MITIHELRKVYGQFVALENFSEEIRQGEIFGVIGQSGAGKSTLIRCINRLETPTSGKVIVDGQEISALSGADLRKARHRIGMIFQHFNLLSSRTAAENIAFPLEVMGDSRLRRKARVEELLALVGLEGKGNAYPAQLSGGQKQRVGIARALAANPKVLLSDEATSALDPQTTRSILDLLRDLNQQMGLTILLITHDMNVVKQICDRVAVLEQGRVIERGRVVDLAAQPLSRLAQDFFPRRTDTRSRSGSVLVTIAFQGSANSQSILTHLIREFEIEVSILSGSIETIGGQSVGQFQLELSGAEVKPALEYLHRLEIELHLEGEGQNGRATSEQPVGSNPRNLLHG; encoded by the coding sequence ATGATCACAATTCATGAGCTACGCAAGGTTTATGGTCAATTCGTCGCGCTAGAAAACTTTAGCGAAGAGATCCGGCAAGGCGAAATTTTTGGGGTGATTGGGCAAAGTGGCGCAGGCAAAAGTACGCTGATTCGCTGTATTAACCGTCTGGAAACCCCGACTTCTGGCAAAGTGATTGTCGATGGGCAGGAGATCTCGGCTCTGTCTGGAGCAGATTTGCGAAAGGCAAGACACCGGATTGGCATGATCTTTCAGCACTTCAACTTACTGAGTAGCCGCACAGCCGCCGAAAATATTGCCTTCCCGCTTGAAGTCATGGGGGATAGCCGATTGCGCCGCAAAGCGCGGGTTGAAGAACTTTTGGCACTCGTTGGGTTAGAAGGTAAAGGAAACGCTTACCCGGCACAGCTTTCAGGCGGACAAAAACAGCGGGTTGGCATTGCCAGAGCCTTAGCGGCGAATCCCAAAGTTTTGCTTTCTGACGAAGCAACTTCTGCACTTGATCCGCAAACAACGCGATCGATCCTCGATTTACTGCGGGATTTAAACCAACAAATGGGCCTGACGATCCTGCTGATCACGCATGATATGAATGTTGTGAAACAAATTTGCGATCGGGTTGCAGTTCTAGAGCAGGGCAGAGTGATTGAGCGCGGTCGGGTTGTTGATCTGGCGGCTCAACCTCTTTCTCGACTGGCACAAGATTTCTTTCCGCGTCGTACCGATACAAGATCGCGTTCTGGTTCTGTTTTAGTCACCATTGCTTTCCAGGGGAGTGCAAATAGCCAGTCAATTCTGACGCACCTGATCCGCGAATTTGAGATTGAGGTGAGTATTTTGAGCGGCAGCATAGAAACGATTGGGGGGCAATCGGTTGGACAATTTCAACTCGAATTATCTGGGGCAGAAGTGAAGCCTGCGCTGGAATACCTGCATCGTCTGGAGATTGAGTTACACCTGGAGGGAGAGGGACAAAATGGACGGGCAACTTCTGAGCAGCCTGTGGGCAGCAACCCTCGAAACCTTCTACATGGTTAG
- a CDS encoding MetQ/NlpA family ABC transporter substrate-binding protein, which yields MNSRNSSPIISRLNRRYFLVAAGSFATSLLFASCASSSQEGTSQGTASNETATLKVGATPVPHAEILGYVKENLAAEAGLNLEIVEFSDYVQPNLALNDKQIDANYFQHKPYMEDFGKQRGIDMVAAAVVHIEPLGLYSRTIKALNDVKDGAQIAVPNDATNLGRSLKLLQEQNLIQLKEGAGVAATKQDITTNDKNLKLVELEAAQLPRSLDDVDLAVINGNYAIQSGLSPAKDALALESATNNPYANVLAVLRDRATDPNIQKLNKLLTSPQVKQFIEEKYQGAVIPGF from the coding sequence ATGAACTCCCGAAATTCTTCCCCCATTATTTCCAGGTTGAACCGACGTTATTTTCTGGTCGCGGCTGGCTCGTTTGCCACCTCCTTGTTATTTGCTAGTTGTGCTTCTTCGTCGCAGGAAGGCACATCCCAGGGGACTGCCTCAAATGAAACCGCAACACTGAAAGTGGGAGCAACGCCTGTTCCTCATGCCGAAATTTTGGGCTATGTGAAAGAAAATTTAGCGGCAGAGGCAGGCTTGAATCTGGAGATCGTTGAGTTCTCAGATTATGTGCAGCCAAATCTGGCATTGAATGATAAACAAATTGATGCCAACTACTTCCAGCACAAACCTTATATGGAAGACTTTGGCAAACAGCGGGGGATCGATATGGTTGCGGCAGCCGTTGTGCATATTGAACCGTTGGGTTTATATTCTCGAACAATCAAAGCCTTGAATGATGTAAAAGATGGAGCACAAATTGCTGTTCCCAACGATGCAACAAATCTGGGACGATCGCTAAAACTCCTGCAAGAACAAAACCTGATTCAACTTAAAGAAGGGGCAGGAGTTGCGGCAACGAAACAAGATATTACCACCAACGACAAGAATCTTAAGCTTGTAGAACTGGAAGCCGCACAACTGCCTCGATCGCTTGATGATGTTGATCTGGCCGTGATTAATGGTAACTATGCGATTCAATCGGGGCTGAGTCCGGCGAAAGATGCGCTGGCACTAGAATCAGCAACCAATAACCCTTATGCAAATGTGTTGGCAGTGCTGCGCGATCGAGCCACTGATCCCAATATTCAAAAGTTGAACAAGCTCCTGACTTCGCCTCAAGTAAAACAGTTTATTGAAGAGAAGTATCAGGGGGCAGTGATCCCGGGGTTCTAG
- a CDS encoding chromate transporter, with translation MSEEVESSLSSSESVAYANLAPAQQQQRLQELAVVFLRLGTIAFGGPAAHIAMMDQEVVNRRQWMSRERLLDLLGVTNLIPGPNSTELAIHIGYERAGWRGLMVAGSCFILPALLIVWLLAALYARYQTVPQMEWLLYGVKPVIMAIVLQAVWNLGKKAVKDWATGLAGIGAIGGYFAGFNEVLLLVLLGIGVMLVKNWQRRGKVMGAFLLPFSSVLAQTTASATVSVTWVKVFLVFLKIGSVLYGSGYVLLAFLQRDLVERYQWLTAQQLLDAVAIGQITPGPVFTTATFVGYLVAGNPGAIAATIGIFLPAFVLVWAIHPWVPKLRRSPWASSFLDGVNAVSLGLMAAVSCTLAQAALVDGLTVVLVILSTIAVFRFKLNSAWLILVGGIVGLVAFGWR, from the coding sequence GTGTCGGAAGAGGTTGAAAGTTCCCTATCGAGCTCAGAATCAGTCGCTTATGCGAACCTGGCTCCTGCCCAACAGCAACAGCGGTTGCAAGAACTGGCAGTTGTGTTTCTGCGATTAGGCACGATCGCATTTGGGGGTCCTGCTGCTCATATTGCCATGATGGATCAGGAGGTGGTCAATCGTCGGCAGTGGATGAGCCGTGAGAGACTGCTCGATTTGCTGGGAGTCACCAATTTGATCCCCGGACCCAACTCAACCGAACTGGCAATTCATATTGGCTATGAACGGGCGGGATGGCGCGGCTTAATGGTTGCTGGCAGCTGCTTTATCTTGCCTGCCCTGCTCATTGTTTGGCTGCTGGCTGCGCTTTATGCTCGTTATCAGACGGTGCCACAGATGGAGTGGCTGCTTTATGGGGTGAAGCCCGTGATCATGGCGATCGTGCTGCAAGCCGTTTGGAACCTGGGCAAGAAGGCAGTAAAAGATTGGGCAACGGGTTTGGCGGGAATCGGGGCGATCGGCGGCTATTTTGCTGGTTTCAATGAGGTTTTGCTGCTGGTGCTGTTGGGGATCGGTGTCATGCTGGTGAAGAACTGGCAGCGTCGGGGCAAGGTTATGGGTGCATTTCTTCTGCCGTTTTCGAGTGTTCTGGCGCAAACCACTGCTTCAGCAACGGTTTCAGTAACCTGGGTAAAGGTGTTTCTGGTTTTCCTGAAGATTGGCTCTGTGCTTTATGGCAGTGGCTATGTGTTGCTCGCGTTTTTGCAGCGTGATCTTGTGGAGCGATATCAGTGGCTAACGGCTCAACAGTTGCTCGATGCGGTTGCGATCGGTCAAATCACCCCTGGTCCAGTTTTCACAACGGCAACCTTTGTTGGCTATCTCGTGGCAGGAAACCCTGGAGCAATTGCTGCGACGATCGGCATCTTTCTCCCGGCATTTGTGTTGGTTTGGGCGATTCATCCTTGGGTTCCTAAATTGCGTCGCTCTCCCTGGGCAAGCAGTTTTCTCGATGGCGTCAATGCTGTGTCACTCGGACTGATGGCAGCCGTAAGCTGTACTTTGGCACAAGCAGCCCTCGTCGATGGTTTAACAGTGGTTTTGGTAATCCTGAGTACGATCGCGGTTTTCCGGTTTAAGCTGAATTCAGCCTGGTTGATTCTGGTGGGCGGCATCGTTGGGTTGGTAGCTTTTGGCTGGAGGTAG